One genomic window of Gossypium hirsutum isolate 1008001.06 chromosome D11, Gossypium_hirsutum_v2.1, whole genome shotgun sequence includes the following:
- the LOC107925921 gene encoding transcription factor MYB63 isoform X1 encodes MEDEKESNRQDSPAAGGSGSGSGGDELELIVAESELGGGGGSGVGGGGGSSSNNNNTRVKGPCSPEEDAVLSRLVAKFGARNWSLIARGIPGRSGKSCRLRWCNQLDPCLKRKPFTGVEIPKFVDTVTPQYKPKFDALLVELKEAEEKSLKESERLEKEIAEVQELKQKISTMTADEYFEKHPELKKKFDDEIRNDY; translated from the exons ATGGAGGATGAAAAAGAAAGCAACCGTCAAGACTCGCCGGCGGCTGGTGGTAGTGGTTCTGGTAGCGGTGGTGATGAGTTGGAGCTTATTGTGGCTGAGTCGGAGCTTGGTGGCGGTGGGGGCAGTGGtgttggtggtggtggtgggagtagtagtaataataataatacaagagTGAAAGGGCCGTGCTCACCGGAGGAAGACGCGGTGTTGAGTCGGTTGGTGGCGAAGTTCGGGGCGAGGAATTGGAGTTTGATCGCCCGAGGAATTCCGGGTCGGTCTGGGAAATCGTGTCGGCTTCGTTGGTGTAACCAGCTTGACCCTTGCCTTAAGCGCAAGCCTTTTACTG GTGTAGAGATCCCCAAGTTTGTTGACACCGTCACTCCTCAATACAAACCAAAATTTGATGCATTG CTTGTAGAATTGAAAGAGGCAGAGGAGAAATCCTTGAAAGAGTCTGAGCGATTGGAGAAAGAAATTGCCGAGGTTCAAGAACTTAag CAAAAGATCAGCACCATGACCGCAGACGAGTACTTTGAGAAACATCCAGAGCTTAAAAAGAAATTCGATGATGAGATCCGGAATGACTACTAG
- the LOC107925752 gene encoding transcription factor ORG2 translates to MCALFPVCEWPLDTPIGHQHIISGPFSGFESFDDFHHFTFPDDLPRIQLDRPMLSAGDTGDENPTTVEKKLNHNASERVRRRKMNDLYSSLRSMLPPSEQTRRLSIPATVSRMLKYIPELQSQVEILLQKKQQILSTICKQDDHDLSNQHHQNKTKLSDGFKVSPFTVSGTKVSDTEATIQISTFGPTSQGIPPLSPILRGLEEDGLFLTDASCFESFGGRVFYNLNFQVETTYNLEAMLLVLNEKLLSLYKKRKA, encoded by the exons ATGTGTGCTTTGTTTCCAGTATGTGAATGGCCCTTAGATACTCCTATTGGCCATCAACATATCATCAGTGGTCCCTTTTCAGGCTTTGAAAGCTTTGATGATTTCCATCATTTTACATTCCCTGATGATCTGCCTCGAATCCAGCTCGATCGACCGATGTTGTCTGCCGGAGATACCGGTGATGAAAACCCAACTACCGTTGAGAAGAAGCTTAACCACAACGCGAGTGAGCGTGTCCGGAGACGAAAGATGAATGACTTGTACTCGTCACTTCGTTCAATGCTCCCACCATCTGAGCAAACG AGAAGGTTGAGCATTCCGGCCACAGTTTCAAGAATGTTGAAATACATACCAGAGTTACAATCACAAGTGGAGATATTGCTACAAAAGAAACAACAAATTCTCTCAACCATTTGCAAGCAAGATGATCATGACCTTAGTAATCAACatcatcaaaacaaaacaaaattatcgGACGGGTTTAAAGTGTCGCCGTTCACGGTTTCCGGCACTAAGGTTAGCGATACAGAAGCGACGATTCAGATCTCAACGTTCGGGCCGACGTCTCAAGGGATTCCGCCGTTGTCACCTATATTGCGTGGATTAGAAGAAGATGGTCTTTTTTTAACGGATGCTTCTTGCTTTGAATCTTTTGGTGGAAGAGTGTTCTATAACTTGAATTTTCAg GTGGAAACAACGTATAATTTGGAAGCAATGCTTTTGGTTTTGAATGAGAAGCTTTTGTccttatataagaaaaggaaagcTTGA
- the LOC107943825 gene encoding kinesin-like protein KIN-7O, whose translation MERIHVTVRSRPLSSEDAKTSPWRISANSIFIPNHSTKFEFDRIFGEDCKTGEVYEARTKEIVAAAVRGFNGTVFAYGQTNSGKTHTMRGSATEPGVIPRAVHDLFDIIQQGVDREFLLRMSYMEIYNEEINDLLAPEHRKLQIHESIERGIYVAGLREEIVASPQQVLDLMEFGESHRHIGETNMNLHSSRSHTIFRMIIESRDRTEDGGGDSVSSCDAVRVSVLNLVDLAGSERAAKTGAEGVRLKEGSHINKSLMTLGTVIKKLSEGAESQGGHVPYRDSKLTRILQPALGGNANTAIICNITLAQIHADETKSSLQFASRALRVTNCARVNEILTDAALLKRQKKEIEELRAKLQGSRSEHLEEEILNLRNTLLQSEVERERIALELEEEKKAQVERERVLQEQAKKIKNLSSMVLYSSRDESRDQVKKEKRRDTWCPGNLAREALKEACSSVQSNSSALKPTESKRYMGPLLAFEELVNENETEDDYPCKQDEDCKASVLEDCNLPDPCALLHVTNRRKGQPKKKSSFVEDSELMELQTEYEDLLLKYETQRTMSDIQIDCLMRKLVEAESLHNMKHSESSDHSAFHANKTNYADKNTGLRESEAILVIKQLQEKIEILETEKSSSQENLNCLVELATEQNISAREKFDEICKELLNAREETRVAREELAYNESGGRKNGDCDFVIQLSKEVEDLISEAQGSKEVAQKLSSLVDEAFQSFSATIKEFLDFKDIMCQSSEQQKIIITNTKELQNRTHQRTLKLENDKLLLHNQSIDLQKQVQELREKAKNHEAFLTELFEKHDMEKLEYLSHIQSLEKEISYLSSGSMARENQSLSKDLEKTKLKLKDTESKLKNIIQEKTKLEGEKAIAEREIKRLLGQKTLLERDINKRESLAGRRRDSVFDRNAKVFDPKKAKAEQIMQEDYKKLEVLAFEMETTIASLEEELAAACRDREEAISRSEDLALEFEVLTEKLDISSSEINALQEELSRLKLSLEQSNSSQQGMEASIKSLLAEKEELAMQLTNSLLEMEEEKAIQCAREKASIEAIEEKRKLYDSQITSLSEKLSEVTEELELCRKECNDLRERLTDCDERAELEKKCSIEKSSEIDQLKSDIENIYAKSKQTQQTLKSNVEKLSLELQHAQEELSIIKRERDNLSAKIEQLVSEPHLSDELQILQNQLLDISTERDELKTQIEELTSKLSCLEKENLKNDSNDVNLKDQLLDISTERDKLKTQIEELTSRLSCVEAGNLKNDSNDMLVEAKVRVEELASRVSCMEVKMHNDHVNNGKEMAKLRMRLRGTQAQLDAFRYRYKKAMDESDIMNRNFVEASTNLKERLASKAIEVLNLKKQLASAASSQ comes from the exons ATGGAGAGAATTCATGTGACCGTACGGTCGAGACCGCTATCTTCAGAGGACGCAAAGACAAGCCCTTGGAGAATCTCAGCCAATTCCATTTTCATCCCCAATCACTCCACCAAGTTCGAATTTG aTCGGATATTTGGTGAGGATTGTAAGACTGGAGAGGTTTACGAAGCTCGTACCAAAGAGATTGTGGCGGCCGCAGTTCGTGGATTCAATG gTACAGTGTTTGCATATGGACAAACTAACAGTGGAAAGACCCATACAATGCGGGGTTCGGCTACTGAACCCGGGGTCATTCCTCGTGCTGTGCATGATTTATTTGACATAATACAACAG GGTGTGGATCGAGAGTTTCTTCTTCGAATGTCTTATATGGAAATATATAATGAAGAAATAAATGACTTGTTAGCCCCTGAGCATCGAAAATTACAGATTCATGAAAGTATAGAG AGGGGAATATATGTTGCTGGCTTACGAGAAGAGATTGTTGCCTCTCCTCAGCAAGTGCTTGACTTGATGGAGTTTGGAGAAT CCCACAGGCATATTGGCGAGACAAACATGAACTTACACAGTAGTCGATCACATACCATTTTTCGCATG ATCATTGAGAGTCGGGATAGAACTGAAGACGGAGGTGGAGATTCAGTTAGTTCTTGCGATGCTGTTCGAGTATCAGTGTTG AATTTAGTAGACCTTGCTGGATCAGAACGTGCTGCTAAAACTGGTGCAGAAGGTGTTCGACTAAAGGAAGGTTCCCATATTAATAAAAGCTTGATGACATTAGGAACTGTGATTAAAAAATTGAGTGAAGGTGCTGAAAGTCAAGG GGGTCACGTTCCATATCGAGATAGCAAACTTACACGTATATTGCAACCTGCTTTAGGAGGCAATGCAAATACCGCTATAATATGCAATATCACACTTGCACAG ATTCATGCAGATGAAACTAAGAGCAGTCTTCAGTTTGCAAGCAGGGCATTGCGTGTTACAAATTGTGCTCGTGTGAATGAg ATATTAACTGATGCTGCTCTGCTAAAGCGGCAAAAGAAAGAGATAGAGGAGCTTCGAGCCAAATTGCAG GGTTCTCGCTCAGAACATTTGGAAGAAGAGATACTCAATTTGCGAAACACATTATTGCAG TCTGAAGTGGAGAGAGAGCGGATAGCTTTGGAACTAGAGGAGGAAAAGAAAGCACAAGTAGAACGTGAAAGGGTGTTGCAAGAGCaagctaagaaaataaaaaacttgaGCTCTATGGTCTTGTACTCAAGTAGAGATGAGAGTCGAGATCAGGTTAAAAAG GAAAAGAGGCGAGATACATGGTGCCCTGGAAATCTTGCAAGGGAGGCTCTTAAGGAG GCCTGCTCAAGTGTTCAATCAAACTCATCCGCACTTAAACCGACTGAATCTAAGCGTTATATGGGACCACTTCTTGCTTTTGAGGAGTTGGTGAATGAAAATGAAACTGAAGATGACTACCCATGCAAACAAGATGAAGATTGTAAGGCTAGTGTATTGGAAGATTGTAATCTTCCTGATCCATGTGCGTTACTGCATGTAACAAACAGGAGAAAAGGACAACCAAAAAAGAAAAGCTCCTTTGTG GAGGACAGCGAATTAATGGAACTGCAAACAGAATATGAGGATTTGCTTTTGAAATATGAAACTCAG AGAACCATGAGTGATATACAAATTGATTGCTTAATGAGAAAGCTGGTTGAGGCCGAATCCCTTCATAATATGAAACATAGTGAGTCTAGTGACCATTCTGCATTTCACGCGAACAAAACAAATTATGCTGACAAGAATACTGGGTTGAGGGAATCTGAAGCTATTCTTGTGATCAAGCAACTTCAAGAAaag aTTGAGATACTGGAAACAGAAAAGTCTTCAAGCCAAGAAAATCTGAATTGTCTTGTCGAACTTGCTACAGAGCAGAATATAAGTGCGAGGGAGAAGTTTGATGAG ATTTGCAAAGAGCTTCTTAATGCACGAGAGGAGACTAGAGTGGCTCGTGAAGAACTTGCCTACAACGAATCTGGGGGAAGAAAGAAT GGGGATTGTGATTTTGTAATTCAGCTGTCAAAGGAAGTAGAAGATCTGATTTCTGAAGCTCAAGGGTCAAAAGAAGTAGCTCAAAAGCTATCATCCCTTGTGGATGAGGCTTTTCAGAGTTTTTCTGCTACAATTAAGGAATTTCTT GATTTCAAGGATATTATGTGTCAGAGCTCTgaacaacaaaaaataattattacaaatacCAAGGAATTACAGAATCGTACACATCAAAGGACTTTGAAGCTTGAAAATGATAAG CTTCTCTTGCACAACCAATCCATTGATCTGCAGAAGCAAGTGCAGGAACTAAGAGAAAAGGCTAAAAACCATGAAGCGTTCTTAACA GAACTCTTTGAAAAGCATGACATGGAAAAATTGGAGTATCTTTCTCATATTCAGAGTCTTGAAAAGGAAATATCATATCTTTCATCAGGTTCCATGGCAAGAGAAAATCAGAGTTTGAGTAAAGATCTTGAGAAAACAAAATTGAAGTTGAAAGACACTGAATCCAAGCTTAAGAATATCATCCAGGAGAAGACAAAACTTGAG GGGGAGAAAGCAATTGCTGAACGAGAGATCAAGCGATTGCTTGGTCAAAAGACTCTTCTTGAGCGTGACATCAACAAACGCGAATCACTAGCTGGTAGAAGGCGTGATTCAGTTTTTGATAGGAATGCAAAGGTGTTTGATCCAAAAAAGGCAAAAGCTGAGCAGATAATGCAG GAAGATTATAAAAAGTTGGAGGTTCTTGCTTTTGAAATGGAGACAACTATAGCTTCCTTGGAAGAGGAATTAGCAGCTGCATGCAGGGACAGGGAAGAGGCTATATCTAGAAGTGAAGATTTGGCTTTAGAATTTGAGGTCCTGACAGAAAAATTGGATATATCAAGCTCAGAAATAAATGCTCTGCAAGAAGAACTTTCTAGGCTT AAACTTAGTTTGGAACAATCTAATTCTAGCCAGCAAGGAATGGAAGCCTCCATTAAGAGTTTGCTTGCAGAAAAGGAAGAATTGGCAATG CAACTTACTAATTCACTATTGGAAATGGAGGAAGAAAAGGCAATACAGTGTGCTAGAGAGAAGGCTTCAATTGAAGctattgaagagaaaagaaagttaTACGATTCTCAGATAACATCGTTATCAGAAAAATTGTCTGAG gTGACGGAAGAGTTGGAGTTGTGCAGAAAAGAATGCAATGACCTCAGGGAAAGATTAACAGACTGCGATGAAAGAGCAGAACTGGAGAAAAAATGCAG TATTGAGAAGTCTTCGGAGATTGACCAGCTTAAAAGTGACATAGAAAACATTTACGCCAAAAGCAAACAAACCCAGCAA ACACTGAAGTCAAACGTGGAAAAGCTTTCTTTGGAGCTTCAACATGCGCAAGAGGAGCTGAGTATTATCAAAAGAGAACGAGACAATTTATCAGCCAAAATTGAACAGTTGGTCTCTGAGCCTCATCTCTCGGACGAGCTCCAG ATTCTTCAAAATCAACTTCTGGACATTTCAACAGAAAGGGATGAACTAAAGACACAAATCGAGGAACTGACCAGCAAATTATCCTGCCTCGAAAAGGAAAATCTTAAAAACGATTCTAATGATGTg AATCTTAAAGATCAACTTCTGGACATTTCAACAGAAAGGGATAAACTAAAGACACAAATCGAGGAACTGACTAGCAGATTATCCTGCGTCGAAGCGGGAAATCTTAAAAATGATTCTAATGACATG TTAGTTGAGGCTAAAGTTCGAGTCGAGGAACTGGCTAGCAGAGTATCTTGCATGGAAGTCAAGATGCATAAT GATCATGTCAACAATGGCAAGGAAATGGCAAAACTTAGAATGAGGCTTCGTGGAACGCAAGCGCAGTTGGATGCTTTCCGTTACCGATACAAAAAAGCCATGGATGAGTCGGATATCATGAACCGGAACTTCGTGGAAGCTTCGACGAACTTGAAGGAAAGGTTAGCATCAAAGGCAATTGAGGTACTCAATCTTAAGAAGCAGCTTGCTTCTGCAGCCTCAAGCCAATAA
- the LOC107925921 gene encoding ATP synthase subunit d, mitochondrial isoform X2, with the protein MSGPGKKVVDVAFKASKNIDWEGMAKLLVSDEARKEFATLRRTFDEVNSTLQTKFSQEPEPIDWEYYRKGIGSRLVDMYKEAYESVEIPKFVDTVTPQYKPKFDALLVELKEAEEKSLKESERLEKEIAEVQELKQKISTMTADEYFEKHPELKKKFDDEIRNDY; encoded by the exons ATGAGCGGACCGGGGAAGAAAGTCGTCGATGTCGCGTTCAAAGCATCAAAGAACATTGATTGGGAAGGGATGGCTAAGCTTTTGGTCTCCGATGAGGCTCGCAAAGAGTTCGCTACTCTTCGTCGCACTTTTGATGAAGTTAACTCTACTTTACAAACCAAATTCAGCCAG GAACCTGAACCCATTGACTGGGAGTACTATAGAAAAGGAATTGGCTCTCGCCTGGTAGATATGTACAAAGAGGCATATGAGA GTGTAGAGATCCCCAAGTTTGTTGACACCGTCACTCCTCAATACAAACCAAAATTTGATGCATTG CTTGTAGAATTGAAAGAGGCAGAGGAGAAATCCTTGAAAGAGTCTGAGCGATTGGAGAAAGAAATTGCCGAGGTTCAAGAACTTAag CAAAAGATCAGCACCATGACCGCAGACGAGTACTTTGAGAAACATCCAGAGCTTAAAAAGAAATTCGATGATGAGATCCGGAATGACTACTAG
- the LOC107925846 gene encoding transcription factor ORG2-like, protein MCALFPACEWPLDAPIGRQHIISGAFASFESFEGFHHFTFPDDLPRIQLDRPMFSAGDTGDENPTTVDKKLNHNASERVRRRKMNDLYSSLRSMLPPSEQTKRLSIPATVSRMLKYIPELQSQVEILLQKKQQILSTICKQDDHDLH, encoded by the exons ATGTGTGCTTTGTTTCCAGCATGTGAATGGCCCTTAGATGCTCCTATTGGCCGCCAACATATCATCAGTGGTGCCTTTGCAAGCTTTGAAAGCTTTGAAGGTTTCCATCATTTTACATTCCCTGATGATCTGCCTCGAATCCAGCTCGATCGACCAATGTTCTCTGCCGGAGATACCGGTGATGAAAACCCAACTACCGTTGACAAGAAGCTTAACCACAACGCGAGTGAGCGTGTCCGGAGACGAAAGATGAATGACTTGTACTCGTCACTTCGTTCAATGCTCCCACCATCTGAGCAAACG AAAAGGTTGAGCATTCCGGCCACAGTTTCAAGAATGTTGAAATACATACCAGAGTTACAATCACAAGTGGAGATATTGCTACAAAAGAAACAACAAATTCTCTCAACCATTTGCAAGCAAGATGATCATGACCTGCACTAA